A window of the Arachis duranensis cultivar V14167 chromosome 5, aradu.V14167.gnm2.J7QH, whole genome shotgun sequence genome harbors these coding sequences:
- the LOC107490141 gene encoding 1-aminocyclopropane-1-carboxylate oxidase 1 translates to MTIPVIDFSTLNGNKRSETMALLHEACQKWGFFMIENHDIDARLTEKVKKLVNEYYEKNLKDGFYKSELVKTLEKQEKTFDKDWETTFFIWHRPKSNIKEIPNISDELCNTMDEYIAQLILLAEKLSELMSENLGLEKTFIKKSFSSPNGIGPVMGTKVAKYPECPNPKLVRGLREHTDAGGIILLLQDDKVGGLEFYKDGKWVEIPPSKNNAIFVNTGDQIEVLSNGLYKSVVHRVMPDKDGSRLSMASFYNPIGDAIIAPAPKLLYPSHYCYGDYLNLYGKTKFGEKGPRFEAIKNMGNGHAHTNNNIV, encoded by the exons atgACTATTCCTGTAATAGATTTCAGCACTCTCAATGGTAACAAAAGGAGTGAGACAATGGCACTATTGCATGAAGCTTGTCAAAAGTGGGGATTTTTCATG ATAGAAAACCATGACATTGACGCTAGGTTGACGGAGAAGGTGAAGAAACTAGTTAATGAATACTATGAAAAAAACTTGAAAGATGGGTTCTACAAGTCTGAGTTAGTAAAAACATTGGAGAAACAAGAGAAAACTTTTGATAAAGATTGGGAAACCACTTTCTTCATTTGGCATCGCCCCAAATCTAACATTAAGGAAATCCCAAACATTTCTGATGAACTTTG CAATACAATGGATGAGTACATTGCACAGCTTATTCTTCTAGCAGAGAAACTATCGGAGCTCATGAGTGAGAACCTTGGCTTGGAGAAAACTTTCATCAAGAAATCATTCTCTAGTCCTAATGGCATTGGACCAGTCATGGGTACAAAAGTGGCCAAATATCCTGAATGTCCAAACCCAAAGCTTGTTAGAGGCCTGAGGGAGCACACCGATGCAG GTGGCATCATTCTGTTGCTCCAAGATGACAAAGTTGGAggccttgaattctacaaagaTGGTAAATGGGTTGAGATTCCACCATCCAAGAACAATGCCATATTTGTCAACACTGGCGACCAAATTGAAGTTCTAAGCAATGGATTGTACAAGAGTGTTGTGCACAGGGTCATGCCTGATAAAGATGGTAGCAGGCTTTCAATGGCAAGTTTCTATAATCCAATTGGCGATGCCATTATTGCTCCTGCACCTAAACTTTTGTATCCAAGTCACTATTGCTATGGTGATTACTTGAACCTTTATGGCAAGACCAAGTTTGGTGAGAAGGGTCCAAGATTTGAAGCCATCAAGAATATGGGCAATGGTCACGCTcacactaataataatatagtctAG
- the LOC107490105 gene encoding uncharacterized protein LOC107490105, whose protein sequence is MASQSSRASRFRSDAKELLCGHGERPILRTSSTKDNPGRRFWGCVYYKVQDGCDFFRWADPEPGGVHQEVEFARNRRKITKLKARLKELETKLWVVAALCIAGWVELLFLFLQNHYNLKHPNGMHLGYR, encoded by the exons ATGGCTTCCCAGAGCTCAAGAGCCTCACGTTTTCGTTCAGATGCAAAGGAGTTGCTTTGTGGCCATGGTGAGAGGCCGATTTTGCGAACTTCATCGACGAAGGATAACCCTGGACGAAGATTCTGGGGTTGTGTATACTATAAG GTTCAGGATGGGTGTGATTTCTTCAGATGGGCAGATCCGGAACCTGGTGGTGTTCACCAAGAGGTTGAATTTGCAAGAAATAGGAGGAAGATAACGAAGTTGAAGGCAAGATTGAAGGAGTTGGAGACGAAGCTTTGGGTTGTGGCTGCTCTATGTATTGCTGGGTGGGTGGAGCTTTTGTTCTTATTCCTGCAGAATCATTACAACTTAAAGCACCCGAATGGAATGCACTTAGGTTATAGATGA